Proteins from one uncultured Anaeromusa sp. genomic window:
- the murF gene encoding UDP-N-acetylmuramoyl-tripeptide--D-alanyl-D-alanine ligase, which yields MSARFTLAEIVEATGGKVVRGKGEQQSCEGVATDTRALQPGELFVALAGESFDAHHFLADAIQAGAAALVVQREDAVLEDVSLPVVLVADTRKALQDLARFHRLRFAIPVIAVTGSNGKTSTKDMVAAALGARFNVLKTKGNFNNEIGLPLTLLSLEPSHEAAVVEMGMRGLGQIAELADIARPTQGIVTNVGETHLELLGSVANIAKAKAELVQALPNDGIAVLNQDDALVRSMAAQAPCRVVSYGLNEKADVWAENVHYSAQGIRYVCCYKDERQVMEIPAVGVHNVYNSLAAVAIAREAAGLSLADIAAALQQYEPSGMRFEFEQTPRYLLVNDAYNASPLSMRAAIDTVAAIAQGRVVAVLGDMLELGDAAIEAHRAIGIHLVTSGIRHVVTVGPLAGYIAEAARLAGAEIALACNDHGEAQYALRSILRKGDTVLVKGSRGMHMEAILERLR from the coding sequence CTTGGCCGGGGAGTCCTTTGACGCCCATCATTTTTTGGCTGACGCGATACAGGCTGGCGCGGCGGCTCTGGTGGTGCAGCGTGAAGATGCAGTGTTAGAAGACGTATCTCTCCCGGTTGTACTGGTTGCCGATACGCGTAAAGCGTTGCAGGATTTAGCGCGCTTTCATCGGCTGCGTTTTGCCATTCCTGTTATTGCCGTAACTGGCTCTAATGGGAAGACCAGTACGAAGGATATGGTGGCTGCAGCCTTAGGGGCTCGTTTTAATGTATTGAAAACAAAGGGAAATTTCAATAACGAAATTGGCCTGCCCCTAACATTGTTATCGTTGGAACCTTCTCATGAAGCGGCTGTAGTAGAAATGGGCATGAGAGGCTTGGGGCAGATCGCGGAACTAGCGGATATTGCCCGGCCGACACAGGGCATTGTAACCAATGTAGGAGAAACGCATTTGGAACTTCTCGGGTCTGTGGCCAATATTGCTAAAGCAAAGGCGGAGCTGGTGCAGGCGCTTCCCAATGACGGCATAGCCGTATTGAACCAGGATGATGCTCTGGTTAGGTCTATGGCGGCGCAAGCTCCCTGTCGTGTAGTTTCCTATGGCTTGAATGAAAAGGCGGACGTGTGGGCGGAGAACGTCCATTATTCAGCCCAAGGCATTCGTTATGTATGCTGCTATAAAGATGAGCGGCAAGTAATGGAGATTCCTGCGGTAGGTGTACACAATGTGTATAACAGCTTGGCTGCTGTTGCGATAGCGAGAGAAGCGGCGGGATTGTCGTTGGCGGATATTGCTGCCGCGCTGCAGCAATATGAGCCGAGCGGCATGCGCTTCGAATTTGAACAGACGCCGCGGTATCTTTTGGTGAATGACGCCTATAATGCCAGTCCGCTCTCGATGAGAGCGGCTATTGACACCGTGGCTGCCATTGCTCAGGGACGGGTTGTGGCTGTTTTAGGAGATATGCTGGAATTGGGGGATGCTGCTATTGAAGCGCATCGAGCTATCGGTATTCATTTGGTTACTTCCGGCATACGTCATGTTGTGACCGTAGGCCCTTTGGCTGGCTATATTGCGGAAGCAGCCAGGCTGGCAGGAGCGGAAATTGCTTTGGCCTGCAATGATCATGGAGAAGCGCAATACGCCTTGCGAAGCATTTTACGCAAGGGTGATACGGTGCTTGTGAAAGGCTCGCGCGGGATGCATATGGAAGCGATTCTGGAGCGTTTGCGTTGA
- the mraY gene encoding phospho-N-acetylmuramoyl-pentapeptide-transferase yields the protein MMEWILPGLAGMAVVLAAGPILIPILHKLKFGQSIREEGPQRHLAKAGTPTMGGLLMLLSMTVATLLFGGWRPEVLVVYLVFVGHGLIGFSDDYIKVVLKRNLGLTAKQKLLGQAALALVLAYVAQVYLQRGTEVWLPGTSQMLDLGWGYYAFLFFILVGASNAVNLTDGLDGLAAGTMTVASVCYAVIAAYFGHEGLGAFAVALAGSCLGFLWFNAYPAKIFMGDTGSLALGGALAALAVLTKTELLLGIVGLVFVAEALSVILQVFSFKTTGKRIFRMSPLHHHFELGGWSERKVVLVFWLSGVGAALAALGVLWMSGLR from the coding sequence ATGATGGAGTGGATTTTGCCGGGCCTTGCCGGCATGGCAGTTGTTTTGGCGGCAGGGCCGATTTTAATACCAATTTTACATAAGCTGAAATTCGGACAGAGTATTCGCGAAGAAGGACCCCAGCGTCATTTGGCCAAAGCGGGAACGCCCACGATGGGCGGTTTGCTGATGCTTTTGTCCATGACAGTAGCTACCTTGCTTTTTGGCGGTTGGCGTCCGGAAGTGCTGGTAGTGTACTTGGTTTTTGTAGGGCATGGCTTGATTGGTTTTAGTGATGATTATATTAAAGTGGTCTTGAAGCGAAATCTAGGGCTGACTGCCAAACAGAAGCTTTTGGGACAGGCGGCGCTGGCGCTAGTGCTGGCGTATGTAGCACAGGTCTATTTGCAGCGAGGCACGGAAGTATGGCTTCCGGGAACTTCGCAAATGCTTGATTTAGGCTGGGGTTATTATGCTTTTTTATTTTTTATTCTTGTTGGCGCCAGCAATGCTGTGAATTTGACGGATGGCTTGGATGGTTTAGCGGCGGGAACCATGACGGTTGCCAGTGTTTGCTATGCGGTTATTGCCGCTTACTTTGGGCACGAAGGGCTTGGCGCATTTGCGGTGGCTCTGGCAGGATCCTGCTTAGGATTTTTGTGGTTCAATGCGTATCCGGCGAAGATTTTCATGGGCGACACTGGCTCATTGGCTCTGGGAGGCGCCTTGGCGGCTCTGGCGGTATTGACTAAGACAGAACTGCTGTTGGGTATCGTGGGCCTTGTTTTTGTAGCGGAGGCTTTATCTGTTATTTTGCAAGTGTTTTCCTTTAAAACGACAGGGAAGCGCATTTTTCGAATGAGTCCCTTGCATCATCACTTTGAATTGGGAGGCTGGTCGGAGCGCAAGGTGGTTCTGGTTTTTTGGTTAAGCGGCGTAGGCGCTGCTTTGGCGGCGTTGGGCGTTTTGTGGATGAGCGGCTTGCGTTGA
- the murD gene encoding UDP-N-acetylmuramoyl-L-alanine--D-glutamate ligase gives MEVAAKKAVVLGAGVSGVTVAKALRRVQADVTLVDGKEAEQLPLQVLNLANEGIHLQLGAEAEECLEDADFLVVSPGIPLKAAYVGKAQQRGIPVVSEVEIAYQLCKAPMLAITGTNGKTTTTTLLGEMIKASGFKTAVGGNIGAGLSEQVLDLGANDMAVAEISSYQLESVQEFRPYVAAVLNVTPDHLERHGTVEQYSSVKERVFNKQGAEDVVVLNYDDPITRDMAKRAPGRVLFFSRLEVLPEGAFVRAGKMVIRWQGAEISLLDAAELGLPGAHNVENVLAAAAMAYVAGVTPQVICEVLRSFEGVEHRIELVAEIDNVKYYNDSKATNPESTIKALEAFDTGIILLAGGKDKNTDLQTMMKLVKDKARCLLLFGAAAERFEAAARQAGVQQIRLVSGVEEAIQVAKALAQPAEVVLLSPACASFDQFSSFEERGRFFKECVAALEAATGGQA, from the coding sequence ATGGAAGTAGCAGCGAAAAAGGCTGTTGTATTAGGTGCAGGCGTGAGTGGCGTAACGGTGGCCAAAGCGTTACGGCGTGTACAGGCGGATGTGACATTGGTGGACGGCAAGGAAGCGGAGCAGCTGCCACTGCAGGTGTTGAATCTGGCGAATGAAGGAATTCATCTGCAACTAGGTGCGGAAGCGGAAGAGTGCCTGGAAGACGCTGATTTTCTAGTAGTGTCTCCTGGAATTCCATTGAAGGCGGCGTATGTGGGTAAGGCGCAGCAAAGAGGGATTCCGGTAGTTAGTGAAGTGGAGATTGCGTATCAGCTTTGCAAGGCGCCTATGCTGGCTATCACAGGAACAAACGGCAAGACTACGACGACCACTCTTTTGGGGGAAATGATCAAGGCCAGCGGCTTTAAAACGGCTGTAGGCGGAAATATTGGCGCAGGCCTTTCGGAACAGGTGCTGGACTTGGGCGCTAATGACATGGCAGTGGCTGAAATTTCCAGTTATCAATTGGAAAGCGTACAGGAGTTTCGCCCGTATGTGGCAGCTGTATTGAATGTGACGCCGGACCATTTGGAACGCCACGGTACAGTGGAGCAGTATAGCAGTGTCAAAGAGCGGGTCTTTAATAAACAAGGCGCCGAAGACGTTGTTGTTCTTAATTATGATGACCCGATCACGCGTGATATGGCTAAACGAGCCCCGGGACGGGTGCTTTTTTTCAGTCGTTTGGAAGTATTGCCTGAAGGCGCTTTTGTTCGCGCTGGGAAAATGGTGATTCGTTGGCAGGGGGCGGAAATATCGTTGCTGGATGCAGCGGAGTTGGGCCTTCCTGGAGCTCATAATGTGGAAAATGTGCTGGCTGCGGCGGCTATGGCGTATGTGGCAGGCGTGACTCCGCAGGTGATTTGTGAAGTGCTGCGCTCCTTTGAAGGTGTGGAGCATCGCATTGAATTAGTGGCTGAAATTGATAATGTAAAATATTATAACGACTCTAAGGCTACCAATCCAGAATCGACCATTAAGGCTCTGGAAGCCTTTGATACCGGCATTATTCTTCTGGCGGGAGGCAAGGATAAGAATACAGATTTACAGACCATGATGAAGCTTGTTAAGGATAAGGCTCGTTGTTTGCTTTTGTTTGGCGCGGCGGCGGAACGTTTTGAAGCGGCGGCCCGGCAAGCGGGAGTGCAGCAGATTCGTCTTGTTTCTGGCGTTGAAGAGGCGATACAAGTAGCCAAAGCTCTGGCGCAGCCTGCGGAAGTGGTGTTGTTGTCGCCGGCTTGTGCCAGTTTCGATCAATTTTCTAGTTTCGAAGAGCGCGGACGCTTTTTTAAAGAATGTGTTGCGGCGCTGGAGGCGGCAACAGGAGGACAAGCATGA
- the murG gene encoding undecaprenyldiphospho-muramoylpentapeptide beta-N-acetylglucosaminyltransferase: protein MKVVLSGGGTGGHIYPALTIGEEICHLHPGTELLYIGTASGLEAELVPKAGIPFATVASRGLNRKNLLASMQAAATALGGVWQSIGLLRQFRPQVVVGTGGYVCGPVLLAAFLLGIPTLIQEQNAIAGITNRLLSHVVDGVALGYAEASSRFSGRCRQAVTGNPVRREVLTAQREESLKQLGLSSSCKTLLVAGGSRGARSINQAMIEVHAALAMREDVQVLHITGKNEYNNVVDELRRRGLEEAPRLFVRPYLHEMPAALAAADLAVFRAGALGIAELTVRGVPAILVPYPYAAENHQEWNARVLANAGAAKVLGDAQLEEGLLQETVLALLDDSQQLTAMAEASRSLGRPQAARDIAEWAVKLVK from the coding sequence ATGAAGGTAGTATTGTCCGGCGGTGGAACCGGCGGACATATTTATCCGGCGCTGACGATTGGCGAAGAAATTTGCCATTTGCATCCGGGAACCGAGCTTTTATACATTGGTACAGCAAGCGGTTTGGAAGCGGAGCTGGTTCCTAAGGCTGGGATTCCCTTTGCTACTGTAGCTTCCCGCGGGTTGAACCGGAAAAATTTGCTTGCAAGTATGCAGGCGGCAGCAACCGCTTTGGGCGGCGTATGGCAGTCGATAGGCTTATTGCGTCAATTTCGGCCGCAAGTGGTCGTGGGGACTGGGGGCTATGTCTGCGGACCGGTGTTGTTGGCTGCATTTTTGTTGGGAATTCCGACGTTGATTCAGGAACAGAACGCCATTGCAGGCATTACCAATCGACTTCTTTCGCATGTTGTCGATGGCGTGGCTTTGGGTTATGCTGAGGCTTCCAGTCGTTTTTCCGGCCGTTGCCGCCAGGCGGTGACAGGCAATCCGGTGCGCCGCGAGGTGCTGACAGCGCAGCGGGAGGAAAGCTTGAAACAATTGGGGCTGAGCAGTTCTTGCAAGACCCTCCTAGTTGCCGGCGGCAGCCGGGGCGCCCGCAGCATTAACCAGGCGATGATTGAAGTACACGCTGCCTTGGCGATGCGGGAGGATGTGCAAGTGTTGCACATCACAGGGAAAAACGAGTATAATAACGTAGTTGACGAACTGCGGCGACGTGGGCTGGAAGAAGCTCCGCGCCTTTTTGTTCGTCCGTATTTGCATGAAATGCCGGCGGCCTTGGCGGCAGCGGATTTAGCCGTGTTTCGCGCTGGGGCGCTGGGAATTGCGGAGCTGACCGTGCGCGGCGTACCGGCAATTTTAGTGCCGTACCCGTATGCGGCGGAAAATCATCAAGAGTGGAATGCTCGTGTACTGGCTAATGCCGGAGCGGCTAAAGTGTTGGGCGACGCACAATTGGAAGAAGGCCTTTTGCAAGAAACCGTGCTGGCCTTGTTGGACGATTCGCAGCAATTGACCGCCATGGCGGAAGCCAGCAGGTCGTTGGGACGCCCGCAAGCGGCCAGGGATATTGCCGAATGGGCTGTTAAATTGGTTAAGTAG
- the murC gene encoding UDP-N-acetylmuramate--L-alanine ligase, translating to MLSSTTKYHFIGIGGAGMSALATIALEKGMQVSGSDAQDSATLARLRAAGAVVHIGHKEEHIAGAGAVVVSTAIHADNPELAAALRQGLSVLHRADVLAAFMLEQDGVGVAGAHGKTTTTSMLGLIFERCGADPTVIIGGDVDYLASNAKWGRGRYLLAEADESDGSFLKLSPQMAVITNIENDHMDHYGTMDNVLQAFVDFVARLPETGKAVVCLDNENIQMILPRLNRQVVTYGLERSDAEYRALHIRMETGCTTFEVWHKENCLGEVTLTVPGRHNVSNALASIIVALEAGLPFAGIAAALLEFRGAKRRFQTKYRDENVWIVDDYAHHPTEVATTLVAARQTQPKRLVCLFQPHRYSRTQLLYREFGAAFGAADVLVLTDVYSAGEAPLQGVNGEMLFQAVVSKEGQEVYYVQDKAVLAEFAMKHMQQGDLIMTMGAGDIWRAGEELAALLRNHKC from the coding sequence TTGCTTTCATCAACAACTAAGTATCATTTTATCGGCATTGGCGGCGCAGGCATGAGCGCTTTGGCCACTATTGCCTTGGAAAAAGGAATGCAAGTATCCGGTTCGGATGCGCAGGATTCAGCTACCTTGGCTCGCTTGCGCGCGGCTGGAGCTGTTGTGCATATTGGTCATAAGGAAGAACATATAGCCGGTGCAGGCGCAGTGGTCGTATCTACGGCCATTCATGCCGATAATCCGGAGCTTGCGGCTGCCCTTAGACAGGGGCTTTCGGTGTTGCATCGAGCCGATGTATTAGCGGCATTTATGCTGGAACAAGATGGAGTCGGCGTAGCCGGAGCTCATGGCAAAACGACAACAACTTCCATGCTGGGGTTGATCTTTGAGCGTTGCGGCGCAGATCCCACGGTGATTATTGGCGGCGATGTGGATTATCTGGCGAGTAATGCCAAATGGGGCCGCGGACGTTATTTGTTGGCGGAAGCGGATGAAAGCGACGGTTCGTTCCTCAAACTTTCGCCGCAGATGGCTGTCATTACCAATATAGAAAATGATCATATGGATCACTACGGCACAATGGACAATGTATTGCAGGCGTTTGTTGATTTTGTAGCGCGCTTGCCTGAAACTGGCAAAGCCGTGGTTTGCCTGGATAATGAAAATATACAAATGATTTTGCCTCGCTTGAACCGACAAGTAGTTACGTATGGTCTGGAACGTTCTGATGCAGAATACCGAGCCTTACATATTCGCATGGAAACGGGCTGCACTACTTTTGAAGTATGGCATAAGGAAAACTGCTTAGGCGAGGTGACGTTGACGGTACCGGGACGACACAATGTTTCTAATGCCTTGGCGTCTATTATTGTTGCGTTAGAAGCTGGCTTGCCTTTTGCGGGCATTGCAGCTGCTTTGCTGGAGTTTCGAGGTGCGAAACGGCGTTTTCAGACAAAATACCGCGATGAAAACGTCTGGATTGTGGACGATTATGCACATCATCCTACCGAGGTGGCGACGACTCTCGTTGCGGCGCGGCAAACCCAGCCGAAACGGTTGGTTTGTTTATTCCAGCCGCATCGGTATTCCCGGACGCAGCTATTATATCGCGAATTTGGCGCGGCCTTTGGCGCAGCGGACGTATTGGTGCTGACCGACGTGTATTCGGCAGGTGAAGCGCCGCTTCAAGGGGTAAACGGAGAAATGCTGTTCCAAGCGGTTGTTTCCAAAGAAGGACAAGAAGTTTATTATGTGCAGGATAAAGCTGTGTTGGCTGAGTTTGCCATGAAACATATGCAGCAGGGTGATTTGATTATGACCATGGGAGCCGGCGATATTTGGCGCGCAGGAGAAGAATTGGCGGCTTTGTTGAGAAACCATAAGTGCTAA
- a CDS encoding D-alanine--D-alanine ligase translates to MKEKKIAVVMGGPSTEREVSLRTGNAILTALQRLGYQAVGIDLEPARIEKQLADCGAEVVFVAVHGKYGEDGTLQGLLELKQLPYTGSGVLASALAMDKVASKMMFQGADVPTPRFAVLQEQEDKAALAQAVIKQFGLPVVIKSAAQGSSIGVCMVHKAEDVQAALEEVFRYGKTALLEECIIGREITVPVWCDTAGAEAMPVIEIAPKSGVYDYQSKYTKGASEYIVPAKLPPHVTLMVQQAAVQACQVLGCFGVARADIMLDEKLRPYVLEVNTVPGMTETSLVPKAAAAEGHSFEALCERILLQALTRK, encoded by the coding sequence ATGAAGGAAAAGAAGATTGCCGTAGTCATGGGAGGTCCATCCACGGAGCGTGAGGTTTCGCTGCGGACTGGCAATGCTATTTTGACGGCGTTACAGCGCTTGGGGTATCAAGCAGTGGGAATTGATCTGGAACCGGCGCGGATCGAAAAACAATTGGCCGATTGCGGCGCGGAAGTAGTTTTTGTCGCCGTTCACGGCAAGTATGGCGAAGACGGGACGCTGCAAGGGCTTCTGGAATTAAAGCAGCTGCCTTATACTGGCTCTGGCGTATTGGCTAGTGCGCTGGCTATGGACAAGGTGGCTTCTAAAATGATGTTTCAAGGCGCTGATGTGCCAACACCGCGGTTTGCGGTGCTGCAAGAGCAAGAGGACAAGGCGGCTTTGGCCCAAGCAGTTATCAAACAATTTGGCTTGCCTGTGGTTATTAAATCGGCTGCCCAAGGATCCAGCATTGGCGTGTGCATGGTACACAAAGCGGAAGATGTGCAGGCCGCATTGGAAGAAGTGTTCCGGTACGGAAAAACTGCATTACTGGAAGAGTGCATTATCGGCCGAGAAATTACGGTCCCTGTGTGGTGTGATACTGCAGGCGCCGAGGCTATGCCGGTTATTGAGATTGCTCCGAAATCCGGCGTATATGATTATCAATCCAAATATACTAAGGGGGCCTCGGAATATATTGTCCCCGCCAAATTGCCGCCGCATGTGACGCTGATGGTCCAACAGGCAGCAGTGCAGGCTTGCCAGGTTTTAGGATGTTTTGGCGTTGCCAGAGCGGACATTATGCTGGACGAAAAACTGCGCCCCTATGTATTGGAAGTTAATACCGTTCCCGGCATGACGGAAACTAGCTTGGTGCCTAAAGCGGCAGCGGCTGAAGGCCATTCTTTTGAAGCGCTGTGCGAGCGCATTTTATTGCAAGCGTTGACGCGGAAATAA
- a CDS encoding FtsQ-type POTRA domain-containing protein: MGAGAISPKRRFRFWPLLLLGLLFCFLGFGGLWLSGSSWLALGHVEVEGLQELSKEELLVIAGIGEPVNLLRVRPELLQHRLEQDLRIRRAEVERKFPWNLRIAVEERRPLAYVTAAYGILAIDRDGTVLNVQRYLKDMRWPFITGISAGQEYIGDKLSQPQVIMALQFLDRLDAKTLEKVSEVHFVTSEKMQLYLLSGAKVRLGDGTKMMEKAQKVQELVEQLGDKLERVDYFDVSFATPVIKFKP, encoded by the coding sequence ATGGGCGCAGGGGCTATTTCTCCTAAAAGAAGGTTTCGCTTTTGGCCGCTGCTGCTTTTGGGCTTGCTTTTTTGCTTTCTCGGCTTTGGAGGCTTGTGGCTCAGCGGCTCTTCTTGGTTGGCCCTGGGACATGTAGAAGTCGAAGGGTTGCAGGAACTTTCCAAGGAGGAGCTTTTGGTGATTGCAGGGATTGGAGAACCGGTCAATTTGCTGCGGGTGAGACCGGAACTTCTGCAACATCGTTTAGAGCAGGATTTGCGCATTCGCCGGGCTGAAGTGGAGAGGAAATTTCCCTGGAATTTGCGCATTGCTGTGGAAGAAAGGCGTCCGTTAGCGTATGTAACGGCAGCGTATGGTATTTTAGCAATAGATCGTGACGGTACGGTACTCAATGTGCAGCGTTATCTTAAAGATATGCGATGGCCCTTTATTACTGGCATTTCCGCGGGGCAAGAGTATATTGGCGATAAGCTGAGCCAGCCGCAGGTGATCATGGCGCTGCAGTTTTTAGACCGTTTGGACGCGAAAACGTTAGAAAAAGTATCGGAAGTGCACTTTGTAACTTCCGAGAAAATGCAGTTATATTTGCTTTCTGGAGCGAAGGTTCGCTTGGGTGATGGAACGAAAATGATGGAAAAAGCTCAGAAAGTACAAGAACTTGTGGAACAATTGGGAGATAAGTTAGAACGAGTGGATTATTTCGATGTCAGTTTTGCGACACCGGTAATCAAATTCAAGCCTTAA
- a CDS encoding DUF881 domain-containing protein, with translation MLSIKQGQWAIALVCFILGIMLAVQFKTTEDMRSALSVQRVEDLSQRLLQTEKERDSLNNQVKELREQALGGRTSKEMQLIQMGAGVVDLTGPGVVVTINDSKRPSKPGENPNLYVIHDDDILKVINELWAAGAEAMSINEQRLIASSEIRCAGPTLSVNNTRSSAPYEIIAIGEPKTLENALRMRGGVVETLQFWGIQVTIKQTDRVAVPAYKGAFRFEYAKPAKEGGAQ, from the coding sequence GTGTTGTCGATTAAACAAGGGCAATGGGCCATTGCTTTGGTTTGTTTTATCTTGGGGATTATGCTGGCGGTGCAGTTTAAAACAACAGAAGATATGCGGTCAGCGTTGTCAGTGCAGCGAGTGGAGGATTTGTCGCAACGACTGCTGCAAACGGAAAAGGAACGAGACTCGTTGAACAACCAGGTAAAAGAGTTGCGCGAACAGGCCCTAGGTGGGCGGACTTCGAAAGAAATGCAGCTGATTCAGATGGGGGCAGGCGTCGTTGATTTGACAGGCCCTGGTGTTGTGGTAACGATCAATGACAGCAAACGGCCATCCAAGCCGGGGGAAAATCCGAACTTATATGTTATTCATGATGATGATATCCTTAAAGTAATTAATGAACTTTGGGCTGCTGGAGCGGAAGCCATGTCAATTAATGAGCAGCGGCTTATCGCTTCGTCGGAAATACGCTGCGCCGGTCCGACATTGTCGGTGAATAATACCCGTTCGTCGGCGCCCTATGAGATCATTGCCATAGGCGAACCTAAAACATTGGAAAACGCTTTGCGCATGCGCGGCGGCGTTGTTGAAACCTTGCAGTTCTGGGGTATTCAGGTGACCATCAAGCAGACGGATCGCGTAGCAGTTCCCGCTTATAAAGGCGCTTTCCGGTTTGAATACGCCAAACCGGCTAAGGAAGGGGGCGCACAGTAA
- a CDS encoding small basic family protein, giving the protein MYLPIAGLCFGLFVGSLLPGTVPVEYAKYMSIALLACLDTVFGGLRAGADEKFDNSVFVTGFFTNALMAAGLVYSGERLGIDLYYVALLAFGLRIFQNLAILRRYFLKK; this is encoded by the coding sequence ATGTACCTTCCGATTGCAGGCTTATGTTTTGGGTTATTTGTGGGTTCTCTGCTTCCTGGAACCGTTCCGGTTGAGTATGCCAAGTATATGTCGATTGCTCTTTTGGCTTGCTTAGATACTGTTTTTGGCGGGTTGCGCGCCGGAGCGGATGAGAAATTCGACAATAGCGTATTTGTAACCGGTTTTTTTACTAATGCGTTAATGGCGGCTGGTTTGGTTTATAGCGGCGAACGCTTAGGAATTGACTTGTATTATGTAGCATTATTGGCCTTTGGGTTGCGTATTTTTCAAAATTTGGCGATATTACGCCGCTATTTTCTGAAAAAATAG
- the ftsZ gene encoding cell division protein FtsZ → MLEFDMELEHLATIKVVGVGGGGNNAVNRMIAAGLKGVEFISVNTDAQALLQAQAPYRIQIGEKLTKGLGAGANPEVGDLAAQESREELIKALRGADMVFVTAGMGGGTGTGAAPVVAECAREVGALTVGVVTKPFSFEGKRRFKQAEKGIANLKERVDTLITIPNDRLMQVVDKRTPIMEAFRIADDVLRQGVQGISDLIAVPGLINLDFADVKTIMSDTGSALMGVGVAAGEGRAIAAAEAAIKSPLLETSIDGAKGVLLNITGGTNLSLFEVNEAAAIIEQAADPEVNLIFGAVIDETLQDEVRVTVIATGFDQRSARSVQVGGNEGKKERVGQVPDFSLDVPVFMHKR, encoded by the coding sequence ATGTTGGAATTTGACATGGAGTTGGAGCATCTGGCAACCATTAAAGTAGTAGGGGTAGGCGGTGGCGGCAACAATGCCGTCAATCGCATGATTGCAGCAGGATTGAAGGGCGTGGAGTTTATTTCCGTAAATACCGATGCTCAAGCGTTGCTGCAGGCACAGGCTCCTTATCGCATCCAAATCGGAGAAAAGCTAACAAAAGGTCTAGGGGCCGGCGCTAACCCGGAGGTTGGAGATTTAGCCGCTCAGGAAAGTCGTGAAGAACTGATTAAGGCTTTGCGGGGCGCCGATATGGTGTTTGTAACCGCGGGCATGGGCGGAGGCACAGGGACTGGTGCGGCGCCGGTTGTTGCCGAATGCGCTCGCGAAGTAGGGGCCCTTACAGTTGGCGTAGTCACTAAGCCGTTTTCTTTTGAAGGAAAGCGCCGTTTTAAGCAAGCGGAAAAAGGGATTGCCAATTTGAAAGAACGCGTGGATACGCTGATTACCATTCCTAATGATCGTTTGATGCAGGTCGTGGACAAGAGAACGCCCATCATGGAAGCGTTTCGGATAGCTGATGATGTACTGCGTCAAGGCGTTCAAGGCATTTCCGATTTGATCGCTGTTCCTGGTCTGATTAATTTGGATTTTGCCGATGTAAAAACGATTATGAGCGATACCGGTTCGGCTCTGATGGGAGTAGGCGTTGCTGCAGGCGAGGGACGGGCCATTGCGGCGGCGGAAGCGGCTATCAAGAGTCCGCTGTTGGAAACCTCCATTGATGGAGCTAAAGGGGTGCTGCTAAATATCACCGGCGGTACTAACTTGAGTTTATTTGAGGTGAACGAGGCGGCGGCCATTATTGAACAGGCTGCAGACCCGGAAGTGAACTTGATTTTTGGTGCTGTCATTGACGAAACCTTGCAGGATGAGGTCAGGGTTACGGTTATTGCGACCGGTTTCGATCAACGCTCGGCGCGGTCTGTACAAGTTGGCGGCAATGAAGGCAAAAAGGAACGTGTAGGACAGGTTCCTGACTTTAGCCTGGATGTGCCGGTCTTCATGCACAAGAGGTAA
- a CDS encoding YggS family pyridoxal phosphate-dependent enzyme: MSSISERLQAVEGRIAKALASRKSEIEQPGPICLIAVSKNHAAEVVEEALEAGLTVFGENRVQEALPKIEHIGVKAKWHLIGHLQTNKAKQIVGKVALIHSVDSERLLQQIEQEAAKQGISQEVLLQVNVSGEESKFGMDPDAVWALSRQAAQWPHVRIKGLMTIAPLMEDAESVRPVFQEAYSLFAALREAALPQCEWQWLSMGMSNDFEVAIQEGANMVRVGTALFGARQYAPKEEG; the protein is encoded by the coding sequence ATGTCTTCGATTTCAGAACGCCTGCAGGCGGTGGAAGGGAGAATCGCGAAGGCTTTGGCCTCTCGCAAATCCGAAATTGAACAGCCAGGGCCCATTTGTTTGATTGCGGTGAGTAAAAATCATGCTGCAGAGGTAGTCGAAGAAGCCTTGGAAGCGGGACTTACTGTGTTTGGCGAAAATCGGGTTCAAGAAGCTTTGCCTAAAATAGAGCATATCGGCGTTAAAGCGAAATGGCATTTGATTGGTCATTTACAGACTAACAAGGCGAAGCAAATCGTAGGCAAGGTTGCTTTGATTCACTCAGTGGATAGTGAACGACTTTTGCAGCAAATTGAGCAGGAAGCAGCCAAACAAGGAATTTCTCAGGAAGTACTGTTGCAGGTGAACGTTTCAGGCGAAGAAAGCAAATTCGGTATGGATCCGGATGCAGTCTGGGCATTGTCACGACAGGCAGCTCAATGGCCGCATGTGAGAATAAAAGGCTTAATGACAATTGCTCCCTTAATGGAGGACGCTGAGTCGGTGAGGCCTGTGTTTCAGGAAGCTTACAGCTTATTTGCGGCTTTACGGGAGGCGGCTTTGCCGCAATGCGAGTGGCAGTGGCTTTCTATGGGGATGAGCAATGATTTTGAGGTTGCTATTCAAGAAGGCGCCAATATGGTGCGTGTCGGTACGGCGTTATTCGGAGCTAGACAATATGCTCCAAAGGAGGAAGGTTAG